From Acidobacteriota bacterium, one genomic window encodes:
- a CDS encoding PDZ domain-containing protein, whose translation MKKQIIKAILATAILSVTAFAQDGKPFFRIIEGKWKGTLEYQDYTSGKRVKMSTIITIKASADGNSAETFTIYDDFGKIYKADGRERIDLAGQKYFDGDTEFSIESNEAGKIVLVGKTKDGNTVEPTRKTISYTNDSLTILKETRSPWQFRNSYTLNRIVEDRESAVVLSPKQLSDDFAILKRTLTSIHPGIYRYQTPESLELEFAAFESKLGAPMPESEFLVLVSQFVGKLRCGHTYVNFYNQDAKLKARLFGGRTYLPFYFRIVDGRFIITANASSKNIAVGSEILKINGVAVKEIIAKLLTVTKGDGKSTLGHRIDSIGLSRNEAESYALFDWYFPLFFPIKDEIYDIEAKSFASKQNANFSILAMTKEERTAEMAKRYGPTPTYDDGWKFEIRDGATAYLKIDNSITWRLKTIKFKEFLAAAFAELRAKKIPNLIIDVRGNGGGSMDIGFELARYLAPRVLGPYAESRRLVRNVAARPELAKYLDTYSDELKFAIQNGIPALMYRKFDENYSEIVGRESYPAVEPYADRFDGKAFIIADASNASATFQFLDYVKRNRLATIVGQPTGGNRQGINGGNYFFLRLPNSKVEVDIPVYFQAPLTTQPDESVIPDIIVQRSADDIGNRLDREFSAILAIVSKDAR comes from the coding sequence ATGAAGAAACAAATCATCAAGGCAATTCTTGCCACCGCAATTCTTTCGGTCACTGCTTTTGCTCAGGACGGCAAGCCGTTTTTCCGGATCATCGAAGGCAAGTGGAAAGGCACGCTCGAATATCAGGACTACACATCCGGCAAGCGCGTGAAAATGAGTACGATCATTACGATCAAGGCCTCCGCCGACGGCAACTCGGCCGAGACGTTCACGATCTACGACGACTTCGGCAAGATCTACAAAGCCGACGGCCGTGAGCGCATAGACCTCGCCGGGCAAAAGTACTTCGACGGTGATACCGAGTTCTCGATCGAGTCGAACGAAGCCGGCAAGATCGTCCTCGTCGGGAAAACCAAAGACGGCAACACGGTCGAACCGACCCGCAAGACGATCAGCTACACGAACGACTCGCTGACGATCCTCAAGGAAACGCGTTCACCGTGGCAGTTTCGCAATTCATATACGCTGAACCGCATCGTCGAAGACAGAGAGTCGGCGGTCGTCCTCTCGCCAAAGCAGTTAAGCGATGACTTCGCGATCCTGAAAAGGACGCTCACGTCGATCCATCCCGGAATTTACCGTTATCAAACGCCCGAATCGCTAGAACTTGAGTTCGCCGCGTTCGAGTCGAAACTTGGCGCACCGATGCCGGAATCCGAGTTTCTGGTCCTCGTCTCGCAGTTTGTCGGCAAACTGCGTTGCGGGCACACATACGTAAACTTCTACAACCAGGACGCGAAACTAAAGGCGAGGCTTTTCGGCGGGCGGACTTATCTGCCGTTCTATTTCCGGATCGTCGACGGCCGTTTCATCATCACCGCCAACGCGTCGTCTAAAAACATCGCGGTCGGCAGCGAGATTCTGAAGATCAACGGTGTCGCCGTAAAAGAGATAATTGCAAAGCTCCTGACGGTCACCAAAGGCGACGGCAAATCGACGCTCGGACACCGGATCGATTCGATCGGGCTGAGCCGCAACGAAGCCGAAAGCTATGCCTTGTTCGACTGGTACTTCCCGCTGTTCTTTCCTATCAAAGACGAGATCTACGACATCGAAGCGAAAAGCTTCGCGTCGAAGCAAAACGCGAACTTCAGCATCCTCGCGATGACGAAGGAGGAACGGACGGCCGAAATGGCAAAGCGCTACGGGCCGACGCCGACGTACGACGATGGGTGGAAGTTCGAGATCCGCGACGGCGCGACCGCGTACCTGAAGATAGACAACTCGATCACCTGGCGGCTGAAAACCATCAAGTTCAAGGAGTTTCTCGCTGCCGCGTTCGCCGAACTTCGCGCGAAGAAGATCCCGAACCTGATCATCGACGTGCGCGGCAACGGCGGCGGAAGTATGGACATCGGTTTCGAACTCGCGCGCTACCTTGCGCCGCGCGTCCTCGGGCCGTACGCGGAAAGCCGGCGACTGGTTCGCAACGTCGCCGCCCGGCCGGAACTCGCGAAGTATCTCGACACGTACAGCGACGAGCTGAAATTCGCGATCCAAAACGGCATTCCGGCGTTGATGTACCGAAAGTTCGACGAGAACTATTCGGAGATAGTCGGCCGCGAAAGTTATCCTGCGGTCGAGCCCTACGCCGACCGATTCGACGGCAAGGCCTTCATTATAGCCGACGCGTCGAACGCATCGGCGACGTTCCAGTTCCTCGATTACGTCAAGCGGAATCGGCTCGCGACGATCGTCGGTCAGCCGACCGGCGGCAATCGTCAGGGGATCAACGGCGGAAACTACTTCTTCTTGCGATTGCCGAATTCAAAGGTCGAGGTCGACATTCCGGTCTACTTCCAGGCGCCGCTGACAACTCAGCCCGACGAAAGCGTCATTCCCGACATTATCGTCCAACGGTCCGCGGACGATATCGGAAACCGGCTGGACCGCGAGTTTTCGGCAATTCTGGCGATTGTCTCGAAGGACGCAAGGTAA
- a CDS encoding DUF3291 domain-containing protein produces MTQITTLTFFRFPTIADRFWAFQMMQFAHRDLRQARGQTFYKLLGSGKGFGFNPLPDWSVYSLLQVWKSERDADEFFATAPIVERYRAHSAEFWTLYMKNVSAKGAWSGGNPFEAASDLDAANSYLAVITRARIKAKHLASFWRFVPRAQKPLERSDGLIFTKGIGELPVIQMATFSLWESEAAMKSYAYKSAEHREAIAKTRELGWYQEEMFSRFQPYRSVGTWNGKSILDFGF; encoded by the coding sequence ATGACTCAAATCACGACGCTGACATTTTTTCGGTTTCCGACAATCGCCGATCGGTTCTGGGCGTTTCAAATGATGCAGTTCGCGCACCGGGATTTGCGACAGGCTAGGGGTCAAACGTTTTACAAACTGCTCGGGAGCGGCAAAGGATTCGGCTTTAACCCTTTGCCGGATTGGTCGGTTTACAGTCTGCTTCAGGTTTGGAAAAGCGAACGCGATGCCGACGAGTTCTTCGCGACCGCGCCGATCGTCGAACGATACCGCGCGCATTCGGCCGAGTTCTGGACGCTTTATATGAAGAACGTATCCGCCAAAGGCGCTTGGTCGGGCGGAAATCCATTCGAAGCGGCAAGCGATCTCGATGCCGCGAATTCGTACCTTGCGGTCATCACCCGCGCGAGGATAAAAGCCAAACACCTTGCGAGTTTCTGGCGATTCGTTCCCCGCGCTCAAAAACCGCTCGAGCGATCGGACGGCCTGATCTTCACCAAAGGCATCGGCGAGCTTCCCGTGATCCAAATGGCGACCTTCAGCCTGTGGGAAAGCGAAGCGGCGATGAAGTCCTACGCCTACAAAAGCGCCGAACATCGCGAAGCGATCGCCAAGACCCGTGAACTTGGCTGGTATCAGGAAGAGATGTTCTCACGATTCCAGCCATATCGTTCGGTCGGAACCTGGAACGGGAAATCGATTTTGGATTTTGGATTTTAG
- a CDS encoding methyltransferase domain-containing protein: MTKTGNCAICGSGNCADFIRSAAQMHSTREVFNFSRCADCGYVFLDPPVPKSDLADYYTEYYLPYRGPEAWGKYSALVERSDRELNDKRAAMLADFRIGEASLVLDIGCGKPGFLLRCVERFGCRGFGLDFSDFGWRDENIDNDRIGLMVGEIGDLPGDLRPDAITMWHYLEHDYDPARALGEIAKLAHPETVLVIEVPDFECAGREKFGPFWAGYHTPRHISVFSEKNLRLLLEKNGWEVLRIDRWGTLDPFVIEWMSRMEQKGIEWNKNMEGEFWSFVAGMVAFMPTKLREKSKPLGLMTAVARPGV, encoded by the coding sequence ATGACAAAAACCGGGAATTGCGCGATATGCGGGTCGGGCAATTGCGCGGACTTCATCAGGTCGGCCGCGCAGATGCACAGCACACGCGAGGTATTCAACTTCAGCCGTTGTGCGGATTGCGGTTACGTGTTTCTCGATCCGCCCGTTCCGAAGTCCGATCTTGCAGATTACTACACCGAATACTATTTGCCATATCGGGGTCCCGAGGCCTGGGGCAAGTATTCCGCGCTAGTCGAACGGAGCGACCGCGAACTGAACGATAAACGTGCCGCGATGTTGGCCGATTTCCGTATCGGCGAGGCGAGCCTCGTACTCGACATCGGTTGTGGCAAGCCCGGCTTCCTGCTGCGTTGTGTCGAAAGATTCGGGTGCCGCGGATTTGGACTCGATTTTTCGGATTTCGGCTGGCGCGACGAGAATATCGACAACGACCGGATCGGTTTGATGGTCGGAGAGATCGGCGACCTGCCGGGCGATTTGCGGCCCGACGCGATCACGATGTGGCACTATCTCGAACACGATTACGATCCGGCGCGTGCGCTCGGCGAGATCGCGAAACTGGCGCATCCGGAAACGGTTCTGGTCATCGAGGTCCCGGATTTCGAATGTGCCGGCCGCGAAAAGTTCGGCCCGTTCTGGGCGGGATATCACACGCCGCGGCATATCTCGGTCTTTTCGGAAAAGAACCTGCGACTGCTGCTCGAGAAAAACGGTTGGGAAGTCCTCAGGATCGACCGCTGGGGGACGCTCGATCCGTTTGTGATCGAGTGGATGAGCCGGATGGAGCAAAAAGGGATCGAATGGAACAAGAATATGGAAGGCGAGTTCTGGAGTTTCGTTGCCGGAATGGTTGCGTTTATGCCGACCAAACTGCGGGAAAAGTCGAAGCCGTTGGGTCTGATGACCGCCGTCGCGCGGCCGGGTGTTTGA
- a CDS encoding deoxyribodipyrimidine photolyase, with protein sequence MFDTEIGRIIEKVEAIDPVAYGRTRNFQDGAVTRLSPYISRGVISTAFVLKSVLKQGRKFHEIEKFVMELAWRDYFQNVWRIKGEQIDNDLLHPQPDVSNSQIPAAVLRAETGIEAIDRAIKDLYQTGYVHNHLRMYIASVTCNIAGSHWNLPAKWFYFHLLDADWASNALSWQWTAASFSTKKYYANQENINKYSGTDQRGTFLDVDYAEFAEMEIPDILRPTETPDLATVLPESAPLRIDETRPTLVYNFYNLDPFWYPETDANRVLLLEPSHFAKYPVSGRSLEFVSKLAANIEGIQVFTGDFDSLAEQTGGSEIRFKKHPAAAHYQGTSEHREWMFPSVRGYFPSFFGYWKKCEKIVKQMK encoded by the coding sequence ATGTTTGACACAGAAATTGGACGAATAATTGAGAAGGTCGAAGCGATCGATCCGGTCGCATACGGCCGGACGCGCAACTTTCAAGACGGCGCGGTGACGCGGCTTTCACCATATATCAGCCGCGGCGTGATCTCGACGGCATTCGTGCTGAAGAGCGTTCTCAAACAAGGACGCAAGTTTCACGAGATCGAGAAGTTCGTGATGGAACTCGCCTGGCGCGACTATTTCCAGAACGTCTGGCGGATCAAAGGCGAGCAGATCGACAACGATCTGCTCCATCCGCAGCCGGATGTATCGAACTCGCAGATCCCGGCGGCGGTGCTGCGCGCCGAGACCGGTATCGAAGCGATCGATCGGGCGATCAAAGATCTCTACCAAACCGGTTATGTTCACAATCATCTTCGAATGTACATCGCGTCGGTGACCTGCAACATCGCCGGATCTCATTGGAATCTGCCCGCCAAATGGTTCTACTTTCATCTTCTGGACGCGGATTGGGCAAGCAACGCGCTTAGCTGGCAATGGACCGCGGCGAGTTTCAGCACGAAGAAGTACTACGCGAACCAGGAGAACATCAACAAATACTCCGGCACGGATCAGCGCGGGACTTTTCTCGATGTTGACTATGCGGAATTCGCGGAGATGGAGATCCCGGACATTCTAAGACCGACCGAGACACCCGACCTCGCGACCGTCTTGCCGGAATCCGCCCCGCTTCGGATAGACGAAACGCGTCCGACGCTGGTTTACAATTTCTACAATCTCGATCCGTTCTGGTATCCGGAAACTGACGCGAATCGAGTCCTTTTGCTCGAACCGTCGCATTTCGCGAAGTATCCGGTTTCCGGAAGATCGCTCGAGTTCGTCTCAAAACTCGCGGCGAACATCGAAGGCATTCAAGTCTTCACGGGAGATTTTGACAGTCTCGCCGAACAAACCGGCGGCAGCGAGATCCGCTTCAAGAAACACCCGGCGGCCGCGCATTATCAAGGCACCAGCGAGCATCGCGAATGGATGTTCCCGTCTGTTCGCGGGTATTTCCCATCGTTCTTTGGTTACTGGAAGAAATGCGAGAAGATCGTCAAACAAATGAAATGA
- a CDS encoding helix-turn-helix domain-containing protein translates to MFELFAIPPIDFYNPRSLAVFVCILQGLIFAALLIFRWFKQRKSADAWLAVLLLLLSSSLITPFIGFANVYDNNQWLTYFPFAVAYSYGVCVWFYTVSLLEPDRKFNARQLLYFAPSAAYLLFRFFLFSHDLEWKGWFDKSYGAVFGSTVFVTEFVWNFVFLILAIGLYRRYRSWLNDNFSDTEKIKFNWLRNFLYLFTGVLMLAAVFDFINSFLFRLSYIQYFYFEIVLAFVTYYLAIAGYLRSKTIDVEFHSAPSVPESDERRLLLNEDGLEKLKERLLKVVHTEKPHLDPQLTLTELSKNLGVNSSVLSFVINNGFGKNFNDFINGFRIEEVKSRLSDAEGATLLGIAFECGFNSKATFNRAFKKFTGTTPRDFQDSANGRNNV, encoded by the coding sequence ATGTTCGAACTTTTCGCGATTCCGCCGATAGACTTTTACAATCCGCGAAGTCTCGCGGTCTTCGTCTGCATTCTGCAAGGCCTGATCTTTGCGGCATTGTTGATCTTCCGGTGGTTCAAGCAGCGCAAAAGCGCGGACGCTTGGCTCGCCGTTTTGCTTCTGCTTCTCAGTTCGAGCCTGATCACGCCGTTCATAGGCTTTGCGAATGTCTATGACAACAATCAGTGGCTGACGTATTTTCCGTTCGCGGTCGCCTACAGTTACGGCGTTTGCGTGTGGTTCTATACGGTCAGCTTGCTTGAGCCTGACCGCAAATTCAATGCGCGTCAACTTCTGTATTTCGCGCCTTCTGCTGCCTATCTCCTGTTCAGGTTTTTTCTGTTTTCTCACGATCTGGAATGGAAAGGCTGGTTTGATAAGAGCTACGGGGCGGTCTTCGGGTCAACGGTGTTCGTCACCGAATTCGTCTGGAATTTCGTCTTTCTGATCCTCGCGATCGGGCTCTACCGCAGATACCGGTCGTGGCTCAACGACAACTTCTCCGATACGGAAAAGATCAAGTTCAACTGGCTGCGCAATTTCCTCTATCTTTTTACGGGCGTTTTGATGCTCGCCGCAGTTTTTGACTTCATCAACAGCTTTTTGTTCCGGCTTTCCTATATTCAGTATTTCTACTTCGAGATCGTTCTGGCGTTCGTCACATACTATCTCGCGATCGCCGGCTACCTTCGCTCGAAAACGATCGATGTCGAGTTCCATTCGGCCCCCTCTGTCCCGGAGAGCGACGAACGCAGGTTGTTGCTTAACGAGGACGGGCTTGAAAAGCTCAAGGAACGGCTGTTGAAAGTAGTTCATACGGAAAAGCCGCACCTCGATCCGCAGTTGACGCTGACCGAGCTTTCAAAGAATCTCGGCGTAAACTCGTCCGTTCTCTCTTTTGTCATCAATAACGGCTTCGGGAAGAATTTCAACGACTTCATCAACGGGTTTCGGATCGAGGAAGTAAAGTCCAGGCTAAGCGACGCCGAAGGTGCGACGCTTCTTGGAATTGCTTTCGAATGCGGATTCAACTCAAAGGCGACATTTAACCGCGCGTTCAAGAAATTCACTGGAACGACTCCGCGGGATTTTCAGGACTCAGCAAACGGGAGAAATAATGTTTGA
- the moaA gene encoding GTP 3',8-cyclase MoaA: protein MNNTLTDSYGRAIRDLRVSLTDRCNFRCFYCLPSTKPTLNQKANILTFEELAEICAIFVELGIEKIRLTGGEPLLRKNIDRLIATLSDLKRPQSENESRRLKDLALTTNGYLFPPMAENLKAAGLDRITLSLDSLKRERFEKITEVDALDKVFESIEAARRVGLAPIKVNAVIVRGWNEDEIVDFARFAREQDVKMRFIEFMPLDSDGDWKREQVVPGREMFAAIDAVYPLELVESSRGNETSWKYRFKDGAPGEIGIIAPVTEMFCGACSRIRLTADGQIRTCLFSRVEYDLRDELRRGANRAEIAGFIRAAVNKKEPRHYINDSEFAPASRSMSFIGG from the coding sequence ATAAACAATACGCTTACGGATTCATACGGTCGCGCGATTCGCGACCTGCGCGTCAGCCTCACGGACCGCTGCAATTTCCGTTGCTTTTATTGCCTGCCGAGCACGAAGCCGACGCTCAATCAAAAGGCGAATATTTTGACCTTCGAGGAACTCGCAGAAATTTGCGCGATCTTCGTCGAACTCGGCATCGAAAAGATCCGACTCACCGGCGGCGAGCCGTTGCTACGCAAGAACATCGACCGTCTCATCGCGACGCTCAGTGATCTGAAGCGTCCGCAATCCGAGAACGAAAGCCGAAGATTGAAGGATCTCGCGCTGACGACGAACGGTTACCTTTTCCCGCCGATGGCCGAAAACCTCAAGGCCGCAGGACTCGACCGCATTACGCTCTCGCTTGATAGTCTGAAAAGGGAGAGATTCGAAAAGATCACGGAAGTCGACGCGCTCGACAAGGTCTTTGAATCGATCGAAGCCGCGCGCCGCGTCGGCCTCGCCCCGATAAAAGTGAACGCCGTCATCGTCCGCGGCTGGAACGAGGACGAGATCGTCGACTTCGCGCGGTTCGCGCGCGAACAGGATGTGAAGATGCGGTTCATCGAGTTTATGCCGCTTGATTCCGACGGCGATTGGAAACGCGAGCAGGTTGTCCCGGGACGCGAAATGTTCGCGGCGATCGACGCCGTTTACCCGCTTGAATTGGTGGAAAGCTCGCGCGGCAATGAAACGTCCTGGAAGTACCGCTTCAAAGACGGCGCGCCGGGCGAGATCGGGATCATCGCACCCGTTACCGAAATGTTCTGCGGCGCCTGCTCGCGGATCCGTCTCACGGCGGACGGGCAGATCCGCACCTGTCTGTTCTCGCGCGTCGAATACGATCTTCGCGACGAACTGCGACGCGGAGCGAACCGCGCCGAGATCGCCGGCTTTATACGCGCCGCCGTCAACAAGAAAGAACCGCGACATTACATCAATGATTCGGAGTTTGCGCCGGCATCGCGATCGATGAGCTTTATCGGAGGCTGA
- a CDS encoding SH3 domain-containing protein, which produces MYSKSISRRNIGLVFALLMLVLPAFITSAVGSAQSRSKTKPTPTPKKKATPTPKRAKATPTPKKNQPKTAKTTPKNTKTGKTQAKTATSKTDKNSKADKNKNSKTAPKTTRNDKNTSKSNSKTVKTPVKTPAKTAPKTVAKTTVKKPATTVKKESTVKPMVDGPQIIVTSFSVPVRNEARSNAPTISRIKIGTVLRVTEKNPAWYKVQYQSGGKSSSGWVSANVVDDLNASDRKQLYRQIVEKSYRPELDFLAAAELFEFMDGISGELDKTDASGELELKRLMVLRSALRQIAVGQKDTAPYRDFLKNHDRAIVYNEPAGVYLVTANQFWDLHTKYQKSVVSDSIAWEAALNPLPGECEGYVNCYLFDLRMRFGEYLNHHPSGKHSAEALTNIANYLEPIVADSNRKEVYNGPTDVTDRAEFNNLIAELRTIVARLGFVEKERTLQQLKQIAEAYR; this is translated from the coding sequence ATGTATTCTAAATCAATTTCACGACGCAATATCGGACTTGTTTTCGCCCTTCTGATGCTGGTTCTTCCGGCATTCATCACCTCGGCAGTCGGAAGCGCCCAGTCGCGAAGCAAGACGAAACCGACGCCCACGCCGAAGAAGAAAGCGACCCCGACCCCGAAGCGGGCGAAGGCGACGCCCACTCCGAAAAAGAACCAGCCGAAGACCGCGAAAACGACGCCGAAAAACACGAAGACCGGCAAGACGCAGGCGAAAACGGCAACTTCGAAAACGGATAAGAATTCGAAGGCCGATAAGAACAAGAATTCGAAGACGGCCCCCAAAACGACAAGAAACGACAAGAACACTTCGAAATCCAACTCGAAGACGGTGAAAACACCCGTGAAGACGCCGGCGAAAACGGCCCCGAAAACGGTCGCCAAAACAACCGTGAAAAAACCGGCAACCACCGTCAAGAAGGAATCAACCGTCAAACCGATGGTTGACGGACCGCAGATCATTGTCACGTCGTTCTCCGTTCCTGTTCGCAATGAGGCGAGGTCGAACGCGCCGACGATCTCCAGGATAAAGATCGGAACCGTTCTGCGCGTGACCGAAAAGAATCCCGCGTGGTACAAGGTTCAATATCAATCCGGCGGAAAATCGTCGAGCGGTTGGGTCTCGGCGAATGTCGTCGACGACCTCAACGCTTCGGATCGGAAACAGCTTTACCGGCAGATCGTCGAAAAGAGCTACCGGCCCGAACTGGATTTCCTCGCGGCCGCCGAGTTGTTCGAATTTATGGACGGAATCTCCGGCGAACTCGATAAAACCGACGCTTCAGGTGAACTCGAACTGAAACGCCTGATGGTCCTTCGCTCCGCACTGCGGCAGATCGCGGTCGGCCAGAAGGACACGGCGCCGTACAGGGATTTTCTCAAGAATCACGACCGGGCGATCGTCTACAACGAACCGGCGGGAGTCTATCTGGTGACCGCAAACCAGTTCTGGGATCTTCACACGAAGTACCAGAAGAGCGTCGTTTCCGACTCGATCGCCTGGGAAGCCGCGCTCAATCCGCTCCCCGGCGAATGCGAGGGCTACGTCAACTGTTACCTCTTCGATCTGCGGATGCGCTTCGGCGAGTATCTCAATCATCATCCGAGCGGCAAACACTCGGCCGAAGCGCTGACCAACATCGCGAACTATCTCGAGCCGATCGTTGCCGATTCGAATCGGAAAGAGGTTTACAACGGGCCGACGGACGTCACCGACCGCGCCGAGTTCAACAATCTGATCGCCGAACTCAGAACGATCGTCGCGCGGCTCGGATTCGTTGAAAAGGAAAGAACCCTGCAGCAGCTGAAGCAGATCGCGGAAGCGTACAGATGA
- the queG gene encoding tRNA epoxyqueuosine(34) reductase QueG, translating to MESLSEKVVAKAYEIGFHKVGIVRAAALGPEGERLDQWLDSGFHGEMVWMAREPEMRKDPALLFPAVKSIIAVALNYYTPHRHSDDPATGKISRYAWGDDYHDVLRERLKLLADFIRSLDESAETKICVDTAPIMDKAWAVRAGLGWLGKHSNVITREYGSWVFLGELLTSLELDETVERVPDHCGTCTACIDACPTGAITSDYVVDSTKCLSYTTIELRSPEFSDEISDNLNGWIYGCDICQDVCPWNRFEKPTDEPRFEPRPGNVSADLDEVLSLSPSEYAERFRRSAMKRTKLSGLQRNARALKNGRRSQT from the coding sequence ATGGAGTCTCTTTCCGAAAAAGTTGTCGCCAAGGCTTACGAGATCGGCTTTCACAAGGTCGGGATCGTGCGCGCCGCCGCGCTCGGTCCCGAAGGCGAACGGCTCGATCAATGGCTCGACAGCGGATTCCACGGCGAAATGGTCTGGATGGCGCGCGAACCCGAAATGCGAAAGGATCCGGCATTGCTTTTTCCGGCAGTGAAGTCGATCATCGCCGTCGCGCTCAACTATTACACGCCGCACCGGCACTCCGACGATCCGGCGACCGGTAAGATCTCGCGCTATGCCTGGGGCGACGATTACCACGACGTGTTGCGAGAAAGACTCAAACTGCTCGCCGATTTCATCAGATCGTTGGACGAATCGGCCGAAACGAAGATCTGCGTCGATACCGCGCCGATAATGGACAAGGCTTGGGCCGTACGGGCCGGACTCGGATGGCTCGGGAAACATTCCAATGTCATAACCCGTGAATACGGCTCGTGGGTTTTCCTCGGCGAACTGCTGACGAGTCTTGAACTCGACGAGACCGTCGAACGCGTTCCCGACCACTGCGGCACGTGCACGGCCTGCATCGATGCTTGCCCGACCGGCGCGATCACGTCCGATTATGTGGTTGATTCAACAAAATGTTTGTCATACACTACTATCGAACTTCGTTCCCCCGAGTTTTCCGACGAGATTTCCGATAATTTGAACGGTTGGATTTACGGCTGCGACATCTGTCAGGACGTTTGTCCCTGGAACCGTTTTGAGAAGCCGACGGACGAACCGAGATTCGAACCGCGGCCTGGAAATGTCTCCGCGGATCTGGACGAGGTCTTGTCGCTTTCCCCGAGTGAATATGCTGAGCGGTTTCGTCGCAGCGCGATGAAACGGACGAAGCTTTCAGGACTGCAACGAAACGCGCGGGCGCTTAAGAACGGACGCCGAAGCCAAACGTAA